Proteins from a genomic interval of Phlebotomus papatasi isolate M1 chromosome 3, Ppap_2.1, whole genome shotgun sequence:
- the LOC129806875 gene encoding RING finger and SPRY domain-containing protein 1-like, which produces MGVCLCKDKNSEAHEESVDTSDVAVDGRTCHKHSLSETVDRLIRETLDVIREIVENEPEPPASMMQLHDITERPSGWLQLVKSLINVVPLEHPMGPNVILLLLDDSPLPTKESMLQTAEMIPQFSHGKTFARRNRNFCVILGCLADRLAGPNSVSILSDNILKYLLGNLEEGTNPDVMLFSLIALEKLAQTSENKATIKHSLKLLGNNPLMMLEKHVNSTDFLMRQVGFCARWCLDNYFTLDTRLYSYETVDLAQVNVMLNTKDVSEYLKISPDGLEARCDAYSFESVRCTFQVHAGCWYYEVTIITPGVMQIGWATKESKFLSREGYGIGDDPRSMAFDGCRQLIWYNAQSIPHEFPRWKAGSILGCLLDLDNQEIVFSLDGVESKVFKQVFRSVKEGFFAAASFMSFQQCRFNFGATPFRYPPKRRSGVKNFNDFAQLSPHDKIVLPRHIFLDQLRRLSVKEDSCSLCVDEKATMQIEPCKHRGFCSKCVTQLRYCPMCRGEILDTIQETSSEGA; this is translated from the exons ATGGGCGTATGCCTGTGCAAGGATAAAAACAGTGAGGCACACGAAGAGTCCGTGGACACCAGCGATGTTGCCGTCGATGGAAGGACCTGCCACAAACATTCTCTCTCAGAAACTGTGGATCGTCTCATCCGGGAGACCCTGGATGTCATCAGAGAAATTGTCGAGAA TGAGCCCGAGCCTCCGGCATCGATGATGCAACTGCACGATATCACCGAACGACCTTCGGGATGGTTGCAATTGGTCAAGAGTCTGATAAATGTGGTGCCCCTTGAGCATCCCATGGGACCAAATGTCATCCTGCTGCTGCTGGATGACAGTCCCTTGCCCACGAAGGAGTCTATGCTCCAGACAGCCGAGATGATTCCCCAATTTTCACATGGGAAGACATTTGCTCGGCGAAATAGGAATTTCTGTGTTATTTTGGGATGTCTGGCTGATAGATTGGCCGGACCCAATAGTGTGTCCATTCTCTCAGATAATATTCTCAAGTATTTGCTGGGGAATCTGGAGGAGGGTACAAATCCCGATGTCATGCTCTTTTCGCTGATAGCTCTGGAGAAACTCGCCCAGACGAGTGAGAATAAGGCAACGATTAAGCATAGTTTGAAATTATTGGGAAATAATCCGTTGATGATGCTGGAGAAACATGTCAATTCCACGGATTTCCTCATGCGTCAGGTGGGCTTCTGTGCCAGATGGTGCCTGGACAATTATTTTACCCTGGACACAAGACTCTATTCTTACGAAACTGTTGACCTGGCACAGGTGAATGTCATGCTGAACACAAAGGATGTCAGTGAGTATCTCAAGATTTCACCGGATGGCCTAGAAGCCCGTTGCGATGCTTACTCTTTTGAGAGTGTCCGGTGTACTTTTCAAGTGCACGCAGGCTGTTGGTACTACGAAGTGACCATCATTACGCCTGGAGTCATGCAAATTGGCTGGGCCACGAAGGAATCCAAATTCCTGAGTCGAGAAGGTTATGGGATTGGCGATGATCCCCGTTCGATGGCATTCGATGGATGTAGGCAATTGATCTGGTACAATGCCCAGTCAATTCCTCATGAATTCCCCCGGTGGAAGGCTGGTTCGATACTGGGATGCCTTCTGGATCTGGACAATCAGGAGATTGTCTTCAGTTTGGATGGGGTTGAGAGTAAGGTGTTCAAGCAGGTGTTTAGGAGTGTCAAGGAGGGCTTCTTTGCAGCAGCCTCATTTATGTCCTTCCAACAGTGCCGATTCAATTTTGGCGCCACGCCATTCCGGTATCCGCCCAAAAGGCGTTCCGGCGTCAAGAATTTCAATGATTTCGCCCAACTCAGTCCACACGACAAGATTGTTCTTCCGCGGCACATCTTCCTGGACCAACTGAGGCGGCTCAGTGTCAAAGAGGACTCGTGCTCTCTGTGCGTGGACGAAAAGGCCACCATGCAGATTGAACCGTGCAAACACAG